A genomic window from Pseudanabaenaceae cyanobacterium SKYG29 includes:
- a CDS encoding ABC transporter ATP-binding protein, translating to MSQVVIRLRNVSKCFKRYRHPVDRLKELLFPHKSQAEVFWALQDINLEVMKGQTLGIIGQNGSGKSTLLQIVAGTLTPTTGTVEVYGRISALLELGSGFNPEFTGRENVFFNGRLLGLSHAQIAEKFDTIAAFADIGDFIDQPVKTYSSGMFVRLAFAVAVNVDPEILIVDEALAVGDVLFQRKCFAKLEEMSEQGVTILFVSHDLNSVLNLCDRAVLIDNHRIIYEDKPHPVTLAYSALMAQREAESQGIGQRQFRQEIRHRSDQNVPETRIGIGGAELLDVQVLDERGNPTQTLCCGMQVTIRSVIRFHEDVSQPIAGFKIKTLNGIAAIGHSTHGSPTPLPAVAAGTTIVVEFHWACHLAPGNYTLTAGVSALLPDQKVLPLDRRRDFLALTVIGTVCSYGLLAVPVDIAFSYGAELNGIAAGQK from the coding sequence GTGAGTCAAGTCGTCATTCGTCTTCGCAACGTCTCTAAGTGCTTCAAGCGCTATCGTCACCCCGTCGATCGGTTAAAGGAACTGTTGTTTCCCCATAAGTCCCAAGCTGAGGTGTTCTGGGCACTCCAGGACATCAACTTAGAAGTGATGAAGGGGCAGACCCTAGGCATCATCGGGCAAAATGGCTCTGGCAAGAGTACGTTGTTGCAGATAGTGGCAGGCACCCTCACCCCCACCACGGGTACGGTGGAAGTCTATGGCAGGATTTCGGCGCTGTTGGAACTGGGCAGTGGCTTTAATCCCGAATTTACAGGTCGAGAAAATGTCTTTTTCAACGGCAGACTGCTGGGACTTTCCCACGCCCAAATTGCGGAAAAGTTCGACACGATCGCTGCTTTTGCTGATATTGGTGACTTCATCGATCAGCCTGTAAAAACTTACTCTAGTGGGATGTTTGTACGTTTGGCATTTGCGGTGGCAGTTAACGTTGACCCCGAAATTTTGATAGTAGATGAAGCCCTGGCGGTGGGGGATGTTTTATTCCAAAGGAAGTGTTTTGCTAAGTTGGAAGAAATGTCAGAGCAGGGGGTGACAATTTTATTTGTTTCCCATGACCTCAACAGTGTTTTGAACCTATGCGATCGGGCAGTTTTAATTGACAATCACCGCATTATTTATGAAGATAAACCCCATCCTGTCACCCTTGCCTACAGTGCTTTGATGGCACAAAGGGAAGCAGAAAGTCAGGGCATCGGGCAGAGACAATTCCGACAGGAAATTCGCCACAGGTCTGACCAAAATGTACCAGAAACTCGCATTGGTATTGGGGGAGCAGAACTTTTAGATGTACAAGTTTTAGATGAGCGGGGCAATCCTACCCAAACTTTGTGTTGTGGGATGCAAGTGACAATCCGATCGGTAATTCGTTTCCATGAAGATGTTAGCCAACCGATCGCTGGGTTCAAGATCAAAACTCTCAATGGGATTGCCGCAATTGGACATAGTACCCATGGTTCACCCACTCCTCTTCCTGCCGTCGCAGCAGGCACAACTATTGTGGTGGAATTTCATTGGGCTTGTCACCTAGCACCTGGCAATTACACTTTGACAGCAGGAGTATCAGCCTTGCTACCCGACCAGAAAGTTTTGCCCCTTGATCGGCGGCGGGATTTCCTTGCCCTTACGGTAATTGGCACGGTTTGTTCCTACGGTTTGCTGGCAGTGCCCGTGGATATTGCCTTTAGTTATGGTGCAGAATTGAATGGCATAGCAGCGGGACAGAAATGA
- a CDS encoding FkbM family methyltransferase, with amino-acid sequence MGLWQFYNQEYEGIYYLHQAQKHEPSNPAVVQSLYLAYQNLQSPQIASYWKSMGRDYYLATDPHNPCWFWSTLPDAFSFTYVLFQGNILLAVVPDLSQVVTIVLLADGDWFEAEMEFWVNNLQPGMTVIDVGANVGVYTFSAARAVGETGCVVAIEPFPPCVNCLEETKRINNFGQVVIKQAAATDCVGTVYLGTSRSSEFNAITADRGVAGIEVPAITLDALVRELDLSAVDVLKIDAEGHEMAVLRGATEILTKYSPLIMYENISSHNSNTEVATYLQEQGYKLYRYRPFLMQLLPIDNLDHLEGTLNVIARRE; translated from the coding sequence TTGGGATTATGGCAATTCTACAACCAGGAGTACGAGGGGATATACTACCTCCATCAAGCTCAAAAACATGAGCCATCGAATCCTGCCGTTGTTCAGTCTCTGTACCTTGCTTACCAAAATTTACAAAGTCCCCAAATTGCCAGCTACTGGAAGAGTATGGGACGAGATTACTACTTAGCTACTGACCCCCATAACCCCTGTTGGTTTTGGTCGACTTTACCTGATGCATTTTCCTTTACCTATGTCTTGTTTCAGGGAAACATTCTATTAGCAGTTGTGCCTGATTTGTCCCAGGTAGTCACGATCGTTTTACTTGCCGACGGCGACTGGTTTGAAGCAGAAATGGAATTTTGGGTTAACAACTTACAGCCAGGCATGACGGTAATTGATGTGGGGGCAAATGTGGGGGTTTATACCTTCAGTGCAGCACGGGCTGTGGGAGAAACTGGTTGTGTGGTTGCCATAGAACCATTCCCGCCATGTGTGAATTGTCTAGAGGAAACTAAGCGGATTAACAATTTTGGACAAGTGGTGATTAAGCAGGCAGCAGCCACCGATTGTGTGGGGACAGTTTATCTAGGCACTTCTAGGTCTAGTGAATTTAATGCCATAACTGCCGATCGAGGAGTAGCAGGGATAGAAGTACCTGCTATCACCTTGGATGCCTTGGTCAGAGAGTTGGATTTATCTGCTGTTGATGTATTAAAAATAGATGCGGAAGGGCACGAGATGGCAGTCTTGAGAGGAGCAACAGAAATCCTGACAAAGTATTCTCCGCTCATCATGTACGAAAACATCAGTTCTCACAATTCCAACACGGAAGTAGCCACATATCTGCAGGAACAGGGATATAAACTCTACCGCTATCGTCCCTTTCTGATGCAGCTACTGCCCATAGACAACCTTGACCACCTAGAGGGAACACTGAATGTCATTGCCCGTCGCGAGTAA
- the ribD gene encoding bifunctional diaminohydroxyphosphoribosylaminopyrimidine deaminase/5-amino-6-(5-phosphoribosylamino)uracil reductase RibD: MMTETDRFWMQKCLELAKQGRTSPNPMVGAVIVKNGVAIATGFHQRAGMPHAEVEALSRCDDPAGATLYVNLEPCNHYGRTPPCTEAIIKAGIRRVVVGMIDPDPRVRGKGIERLRLAGIEVTVGVLEPECQALNEAFVHRVRRGLAFGIWKYAMTLDGKIATATGDSFWVTSPEARQMVHQLRSQCDAVITGGNTVRWDNPLLTSHGVGHNPVRVILSRSLDLPLDARLFQLDVASTIVFTHPNSDPPMQEKLRARGVEVVELEELSPRSVVANLTARGCNQVLWECGGNLAAQAVQQGLVQKVYAFIAPKIVGGIGISPIGDLGIVKMGEAKVLERVQVQTIGSDILVTGYFGGGGDRDFCH; the protein is encoded by the coding sequence ATGATGACCGAAACCGATCGTTTTTGGATGCAGAAATGCTTGGAATTAGCAAAGCAGGGGAGAACTTCACCCAATCCCATGGTGGGAGCAGTCATTGTCAAGAACGGCGTAGCAATTGCCACTGGTTTTCATCAGCGGGCGGGGATGCCCCACGCAGAAGTGGAGGCTCTCAGTCGGTGTGACGATCCAGCGGGGGCGACTCTCTACGTTAACCTAGAACCCTGTAATCACTACGGTAGGACTCCTCCCTGCACAGAGGCTATTATCAAGGCAGGTATTAGGCGGGTAGTGGTGGGGATGATTGACCCTGACCCCAGGGTGCGTGGCAAGGGTATAGAAAGGTTGCGTTTGGCAGGTATTGAGGTCACAGTGGGGGTACTAGAGCCAGAGTGCCAAGCCCTGAATGAAGCTTTCGTGCATCGTGTGCGCCGTGGGCTAGCCTTTGGGATTTGGAAGTATGCCATGACATTGGACGGTAAGATTGCCACTGCTACAGGGGACAGCTTTTGGGTGACCAGCCCAGAGGCACGCCAGATGGTGCATCAACTCCGCAGTCAGTGCGATGCCGTTATCACCGGGGGCAACACAGTACGCTGGGATAATCCTTTACTTACCAGTCACGGTGTAGGGCACAATCCTGTTCGAGTCATTCTGTCCCGTTCCCTCGATTTACCCCTAGATGCTAGATTATTTCAACTAGATGTTGCCTCAACAATTGTTTTTACTCACCCTAATTCTGACCCTCCTATGCAAGAAAAATTGCGGGCTAGGGGAGTAGAAGTTGTGGAGTTAGAAGAGTTATCCCCCCGATCGGTCGTCGCTAACTTGACAGCTAGGGGTTGTAATCAAGTGTTGTGGGAATGTGGGGGGAATTTAGCAGCGCAGGCAGTACAGCAAGGATTGGTGCAAAAGGTTTATGCTTTCATTGCTCCTAAGATTGTGGGGGGAATCGGTATAAGCCCGATCGGTGATTTAGGCATAGTTAAAATGGGGGAAGCAAAAGTCCTAGAGAGGGTACAAGTGCAAACGATCGGGTCAGATATATTGGTCACGGGCTATTTTGGGGGCGGGGGGGATCGGGATTTTTGCCATTGA
- a CDS encoding methyltransferase domain-containing protein: protein MLGKLATKMKLHLGGKHPHPDWKILDIEPRPEVDIVGDAADLSQFEDNSIEMIYASHILEHFHYGLNYELAFVLAEWYRVLMPGGKLFVSVPNLQILCWLYCQPLLSVEERFHIMRMMFGGQTNEYDIHKVGFDADILGTFLTETGFKNIQVVDEFGIFPDSSSLRFLGHLISLNMIAEK from the coding sequence ATGTTAGGTAAGTTAGCCACTAAAATGAAACTACACCTAGGAGGTAAGCATCCCCATCCAGATTGGAAAATTCTGGACATAGAGCCCCGTCCTGAAGTGGATATAGTTGGAGATGCTGCAGACTTGAGTCAGTTTGAGGACAACTCCATAGAAATGATTTATGCTAGCCATATTCTGGAGCACTTCCATTATGGTCTAAACTACGAACTAGCTTTTGTTTTGGCAGAGTGGTACAGAGTTTTAATGCCAGGCGGCAAATTGTTCGTGAGTGTACCCAACCTGCAAATTCTGTGTTGGCTATACTGTCAGCCTTTACTATCTGTCGAGGAACGCTTTCATATTATGCGTATGATGTTTGGTGGTCAGACTAATGAATATGACATACATAAAGTAGGTTTTGATGCTGATATTTTGGGTACATTCTTAACGGAAACAGGCTTCAAGAATATTCAAGTGGTTGACGAATTCGGAATATTCCCCGACTCTAGTAGTCTTAGGTTTCTTGGTCATTTAATCAGTCTGAATATGATTGCAGAAAAATGA
- a CDS encoding class I SAM-dependent methyltransferase, protein MSDLVRQVDQVAIDWTKFFNYPQLVAEEIAEYSTTEITDRLLLGGIHDQPAWRFWFQFLEKQWGTHFGREVIDFANQLEQPRLLSLGCGHGGFELEIASKLTRPYQLIAVDLNPHIWDEAIRRAKAQNLAIEFQPIDLNFVEIAPHSFDVIFAHASLHHILNLEHLMAQIYHALKPGGRFIVLDMIGEVQTLFWQENVDFARKLVEEFPPRFRARFQENPIPPYQPPSVQVGMEGIRQEELETEIDRLFVPVKCFKYNSFMRLIGTNPVLGNLFNLDDKDDREFLESLCWLDWEQVYTGKLCPTEMFGVYEKKEFPPCHHTSQARLKFVQTLLQQPPQLSPSIPQEPAPPVTDKITDWQVQIYQELLRLNELVEQRLKRTAALEKLNQQLQQYIDWMQSSKFWRLRQFYKSLFNGKNPDPPRPQNSP, encoded by the coding sequence ATGTCTGACCTGGTAAGGCAAGTAGATCAGGTAGCGATCGATTGGACAAAATTCTTTAATTACCCCCAACTAGTAGCAGAAGAGATTGCCGAATATTCCACCACAGAAATTACCGATCGTTTGCTTTTGGGGGGCATCCATGACCAACCAGCCTGGCGATTTTGGTTTCAATTTTTAGAAAAACAGTGGGGTACCCATTTTGGCAGGGAAGTTATAGATTTTGCCAATCAACTGGAGCAGCCTCGTCTATTAAGCCTAGGTTGCGGACATGGGGGATTTGAGTTAGAGATTGCTAGTAAATTAACTCGCCCTTACCAATTAATTGCTGTGGACTTAAATCCCCATATCTGGGATGAAGCAATTAGAAGAGCCAAAGCCCAAAATCTAGCTATAGAATTTCAACCGATCGATTTGAATTTTGTTGAGATCGCTCCCCACAGCTTTGATGTTATTTTTGCCCATGCTTCCCTGCACCATATCCTCAACCTCGAACATTTAATGGCACAAATCTACCATGCTCTGAAACCAGGGGGACGCTTTATTGTTCTAGATATGATTGGCGAAGTGCAGACCCTGTTCTGGCAAGAAAATGTAGACTTTGCCCGTAAGTTGGTAGAAGAGTTTCCCCCCCGTTTCCGCGCCCGCTTCCAGGAAAATCCCATTCCCCCCTATCAACCACCGTCAGTACAAGTGGGTATGGAAGGCATCCGCCAAGAGGAATTAGAAACAGAAATCGATCGTTTATTTGTCCCTGTCAAGTGCTTCAAATATAACAGTTTTATGCGGTTAATTGGCACTAATCCTGTGCTGGGCAATCTATTTAACTTGGATGACAAAGACGATCGGGAGTTTTTAGAAAGTCTGTGCTGGCTGGATTGGGAGCAGGTTTATACAGGGAAGTTATGCCCTACAGAAATGTTTGGGGTTTATGAAAAAAAAGAATTCCCTCCCTGCCACCACACTAGTCAAGCCCGCCTCAAGTTTGTCCAGACATTGCTACAACAACCACCGCAACTATCTCCTAGCATTCCTCAAGAACCTGCGCCCCCAGTCACCGATAAAATAACAGATTGGCAAGTGCAAATCTACCAAGAACTACTCCGTCTCAACGAACTAGTAGAACAACGACTTAAACGCACCGCTGCATTGGAAAAACTTAACCAACAACTGCAACAATACATTGACTGGATGCAAAGTAGTAAATTCTGGCGTTTACGGCAATTTTATAAGTCGCTCTTCAATGGCAAAAATCCCGATCCCCCCCGCCCCCAAAATAGCCCGTGA
- a CDS encoding DUF2325 domain-containing protein: MNIAELDEFEATVNELLAKAKLEKEQKRLEQQRNKQIEEIVQQIYARLKPLLAKVEESLKDYDENDDSPVRKKLKEQAEEIRRKLEEAPTWAASIADRQMILQEERLLDEQMAVQINTWRHELKEDLLDMIREQRDFFSATDAAVAIKGYVNDLKAIGALEEVVEALIHQININSDEGPVAKLRGTHEQTLNFIYHKAMENRSRVDRAPDVQPSTRHRKTEKRPSLYGDLSGKVVVYGGHDRLETAVRNRLRDSDVELIWCTEQGGLQLAAQGESHIASADVVIIVTGYASHSLTEKAIDACKRLGVPYEMVNTTGMTRVLEVIETALKTKELARRFGGG, encoded by the coding sequence ATGAACATTGCTGAACTGGATGAATTTGAAGCCACTGTCAATGAGCTTCTAGCAAAGGCTAAGCTGGAAAAAGAACAAAAGCGACTAGAACAACAGAGGAACAAGCAGATAGAGGAGATTGTCCAGCAGATTTATGCGCGGTTAAAGCCTTTACTAGCTAAGGTGGAAGAGAGTCTGAAGGATTATGATGAAAACGATGACAGTCCTGTACGCAAAAAGCTGAAAGAGCAGGCAGAAGAAATTAGACGCAAACTAGAAGAAGCACCAACCTGGGCTGCCAGCATTGCCGATCGACAAATGATTCTGCAAGAGGAGCGCCTGTTGGACGAACAGATGGCAGTGCAAATCAACACTTGGCGACATGAATTAAAGGAAGACCTCCTGGACATGATTCGCGAACAAAGGGACTTTTTTAGTGCTACAGATGCCGCTGTTGCTATCAAGGGTTATGTCAATGACTTAAAGGCTATTGGGGCCTTGGAAGAAGTAGTGGAAGCACTTATCCATCAAATTAACATTAACAGTGATGAAGGTCCGGTAGCAAAACTGAGAGGGACACACGAACAAACCCTCAATTTCATTTACCACAAAGCCATGGAAAATCGATCGCGCGTCGATCGTGCCCCTGATGTGCAGCCGAGTACGCGACATCGCAAGACAGAAAAACGTCCCAGCTTGTATGGGGATTTATCGGGCAAGGTGGTAGTCTATGGCGGACACGATCGGTTGGAAACGGCAGTGCGGAATCGTTTACGGGACTCTGATGTGGAATTAATTTGGTGTACAGAACAGGGGGGCTTACAGTTAGCGGCGCAAGGGGAAAGTCACATTGCCAGTGCCGATGTAGTCATTATTGTAACAGGATATGCCAGCCATTCTTTGACGGAAAAAGCGATCGATGCTTGCAAGAGATTGGGTGTTCCCTATGAAATGGTGAATACAACAGGAATGACTAGAGTGCTAGAGGTAATAGAAACTGCCCTGAAAACTAAGGAACTAGCTCGGCGTTTTGGAGGAGGTTAA
- a CDS encoding ATP-binding protein, which yields MKLRTKALLIVGSTITCLGLIVFSLVAVHTYRNYRRLEHKFVKGEVERISDILQREIAQLDRTTIDYATWDDTYAYLASKSERYISANYGGETLTNLQLNRISIFNSKNEVVFNKWFSYADRQLLKQSFPTLEFREQFGIAVCPENQIFILSMHPVLPSNKRGKSRGWLMMARLVDNYQLNQIAEEAKVKVKVYTPREFTFSQSLVSDLQLNNFATRPLDSEEIAGYTYLNTINGSAPLVLEVITNRYIYQQFIVGLQFFAIAICTIVTSITVVVLLLLDRLFLARLSDLDRQVQNIKDNPNLLPELEVRGRDELADLSVAIKEMLRVIEETRIAVASHKVRRDFLAIMNHELRTPMNAILGMAQLLQTTKLDEEQGEYVATIMEGGKKLLGLLDDMINYIRLEPSSLKQASCNIAAILAELQEKYCRATGEKELNLQLAIPADLPPLVITDSRKLQEILDRLLDNAIKFTPRGEIVLKVSHQTLGDSKINLTFTIQDTGIGIKKEDWERIFHPFVMVNDTMTRAQGGTGMGLAIVNRLCEIMGARIEVDSVLGKGTTFTVSLVVEVPTTVSQPLVEMTWQ from the coding sequence ATGAAATTACGGACTAAGGCTCTACTAATTGTGGGGAGTACTATTACTTGTCTTGGTCTGATTGTGTTTAGTTTAGTGGCTGTACACACCTACCGCAACTATCGCCGCCTAGAGCACAAGTTTGTTAAGGGTGAAGTGGAGCGCATCAGTGACATCTTACAGCGGGAAATTGCTCAACTCGATCGGACTACCATAGACTACGCCACTTGGGATGACACCTACGCTTATTTAGCTAGCAAGAGTGAGAGATATATTAGTGCTAACTATGGTGGCGAAACTCTCACTAACCTCCAACTGAATCGGATTAGCATATTCAATAGTAAAAATGAGGTCGTATTTAACAAGTGGTTTAGCTATGCAGACAGGCAATTATTAAAGCAGTCTTTCCCCACCTTGGAATTTCGTGAGCAGTTTGGGATTGCTGTATGTCCAGAAAACCAAATTTTTATTCTATCAATGCATCCTGTTTTGCCCTCCAATAAGCGGGGGAAGAGCAGAGGATGGCTAATGATGGCAAGACTAGTTGATAACTATCAGCTTAACCAAATTGCTGAGGAAGCTAAGGTTAAAGTTAAAGTTTACACCCCGAGAGAGTTTACGTTTAGTCAGTCGTTAGTGAGTGACTTACAGTTAAATAATTTTGCCACAAGACCCCTCGATAGTGAAGAAATAGCGGGTTACACCTACCTAAACACAATTAATGGCAGTGCTCCCCTTGTTCTGGAGGTGATTACCAATCGTTATATCTATCAGCAATTCATAGTGGGGCTGCAGTTTTTTGCTATAGCTATTTGCACGATCGTTACTTCTATAACTGTTGTAGTATTACTGCTTCTCGATCGCCTATTTCTCGCCCGTCTATCTGACCTAGACCGTCAGGTACAAAATATCAAAGATAACCCCAACCTGTTGCCAGAACTAGAAGTAAGGGGTAGGGATGAGTTAGCAGATTTAAGTGTAGCGATTAAAGAGATGCTAAGGGTTATAGAAGAGACCAGGATTGCTGTAGCTAGCCATAAAGTAAGAAGGGATTTTTTGGCAATAATGAACCACGAGTTGCGTACACCTATGAACGCTATTTTAGGTATGGCACAGCTGCTACAAACCACAAAACTAGATGAGGAACAAGGGGAATACGTTGCCACAATTATGGAGGGGGGAAAGAAGCTACTGGGCTTGTTAGATGACATGATCAACTATATCAGATTAGAGCCCAGTTCCCTCAAACAGGCTAGTTGTAATATTGCTGCTATTTTAGCCGAATTGCAAGAAAAATACTGTCGAGCGACAGGGGAAAAGGAGTTAAATTTGCAACTAGCAATTCCTGCTGATTTGCCACCCCTAGTTATCACTGATAGCAGAAAACTACAAGAGATTCTCGATCGTCTACTGGACAATGCTATTAAGTTTACTCCCAGGGGAGAGATAGTTCTTAAAGTTAGCCATCAAACCCTAGGGGACAGCAAAATAAATTTGACATTTACGATTCAGGATACGGGTATTGGTATTAAAAAAGAAGATTGGGAGCGCATATTTCATCCGTTTGTCATGGTGAATGATACAATGACAAGAGCACAGGGAGGAACGGGTATGGGCCTAGCTATTGTCAATCGTCTCTGTGAAATTATGGGTGCTAGGATAGAAGTTGACAGTGTGTTAGGAAAGGGGACAACTTTTACTGTCTCTCTGGTAGTAGAAGTACCAACTACTGTGAGCCAACCTCTAGTGGAAATGACCTGGCAATGA
- a CDS encoding Hsp70 family protein, with protein MTAVAIDFGNSNTVVSTIDPVTNRPRVLNLPGICCELKTRGDKIYTIPSQVFIRSPRDFAIGAEVRLQRLGLQQPDRFFQYFKRDIAAKFRPPSRCIDGQMYDAEAIGEIFIKKIWQGILEQGITPTQVILTVPVGAFETYLDWYYDLSQSLDLPDVKFVDESTAAALGYGIEQPGTAILVVDFGAGTLDLSLVITNSVWDERRTLKGEVIAKSDAYVGGMDIDHWIAEFFLEQWQIDREEISDLAWLNLLERSELLKVKLSEAETATETWSDAELMITFPMHMSQDKLTDLLEEHQALEQIRQALDEVLSFAQGRGINKQAIERVLLVGGSSQIIAVKQLITSYFGRQKVVVDQPFTAVAIGALSLATKVKNVDDFLRHSYAIRLWEPYSRTYSYYPIFAKGTRYPTQRLEPLILQAANNGQTEIRLDIGELADTAEIEVVYDGMGRMTSRRLVRQSDFRSLVDNRGQKKTSPYDVCVAKLSPPGQVGVDRIRVDFAVNERRILLATIKDLLSGELLAENQPIAMLE; from the coding sequence ATGACAGCGGTAGCGATCGATTTTGGCAATAGTAATACGGTGGTGTCTACCATCGATCCAGTGACTAATCGCCCGAGGGTACTCAATTTACCTGGTATTTGTTGTGAGCTAAAAACTAGAGGTGACAAGATATACACTATTCCCAGTCAAGTATTCATTCGTAGCCCCAGGGATTTTGCTATTGGTGCAGAAGTACGGTTGCAAAGGTTAGGATTACAACAACCCGATCGGTTTTTTCAGTATTTTAAGCGGGATATTGCTGCTAAGTTCCGTCCCCCTAGTCGCTGTATTGATGGACAAATGTACGATGCCGAAGCGATCGGGGAGATTTTTATCAAAAAAATCTGGCAAGGGATTTTGGAGCAAGGAATTACACCAACTCAGGTAATTCTGACTGTACCTGTAGGGGCATTTGAAACTTACTTGGATTGGTATTACGATTTGAGCCAGTCCTTAGATTTGCCTGATGTAAAATTTGTGGATGAGTCAACGGCGGCAGCCTTGGGCTATGGTATTGAGCAACCAGGGACAGCAATTTTAGTGGTGGATTTTGGTGCTGGCACATTGGACTTGAGTTTAGTTATTACTAATAGTGTGTGGGATGAGCGGCGCACATTGAAGGGGGAGGTAATAGCTAAATCGGATGCTTATGTGGGAGGGATGGACATTGATCATTGGATAGCTGAGTTTTTCCTAGAACAATGGCAAATCGATCGGGAAGAAATTAGTGATTTAGCTTGGTTAAACTTATTAGAGAGGTCAGAGTTACTGAAAGTTAAATTGTCAGAGGCAGAAACTGCAACGGAAACATGGTCAGATGCAGAACTAATGATCACCTTTCCAATGCATATGTCCCAGGACAAACTCACAGACTTACTAGAAGAACATCAAGCACTAGAGCAAATTAGACAAGCCTTAGATGAGGTGTTGAGTTTTGCCCAAGGGCGGGGGATAAATAAGCAAGCGATCGAGCGGGTGTTATTGGTGGGTGGCAGTAGTCAAATTATTGCTGTCAAACAATTAATTACGTCCTACTTTGGCAGACAGAAAGTAGTTGTTGATCAACCATTTACGGCTGTAGCGATCGGTGCTCTGTCTTTGGCAACTAAGGTAAAAAATGTTGATGATTTTTTGCGCCATTCCTACGCCATTCGTCTCTGGGAGCCTTACAGTCGAACCTATTCTTACTACCCCATCTTTGCCAAGGGGACAAGGTATCCGACCCAGAGATTAGAACCCTTAATCCTACAGGCAGCAAACAATGGACAAACAGAGATTCGCCTGGATATTGGTGAACTAGCAGATACGGCGGAAATTGAAGTAGTCTATGATGGGATGGGACGGATGACTAGTCGCCGATTGGTGCGGCAATCAGATTTTCGCTCGCTAGTAGACAACCGAGGGCAAAAAAAAACATCACCCTACGATGTCTGTGTCGCTAAACTATCTCCCCCAGGCCAAGTAGGAGTCGATCGGATTAGGGTAGACTTTGCTGTCAATGAAAGGCGCATTTTATTAGCGACAATCAAAGACTTACTCTCAGGGGAATTACTAGCAGAAAATCAACCGATCGCGATGCTGGAATGA